The DNA sequence catgtgaaggtaactttttatgttctttgaatctggtttccatttttctacttgtttatctACTATAAAAGTCATGGgtgttgttgcattgtattttataaataatgttggtgttgtgtttgtcagtgtagtttttacatagtatggactttagttttgtacctggtttactGGTATGTTGTGTTTTGCTCTAAGTTGGTTATATTTTCACTGACATATGGTATACAGAAGTACAAGTTGTTGAAGTATGTTGTTGGTCCAGGTGTGTGGGGCATATAATGTTTTTCCACAttttttaggaaatttgttgatgttggtgaagtgttgttttattttgttcatttcatcgttaattttattgggttggtatagttttgtggctgtgtttatttggtttcttaatatgtctTGGATAtaaagaccccaacccattgatacacatcgcCGGGCCACCAATTAGCAACCGTTATAGAATTCACTAAcaacaaaattaactttatattcaatgaccaaaactacctacaaataaatggcctaagtatgggcaaTCCTATGtcacctcaagatcacaagaaccaatacacaactGAAAACAGAAATCCAACGAAAtgtcacccatactggactatacatttcctgggactcagcacgtgaaaaaaaaaaaaaactcaacattgagaatacatttttacttcaagttggtttctcatcatcacaaaatgGAGTAGAGATGTGCCTTTAAAATAATAACCTTATGACAGAGCTTTGTGCAATGAAACCTATGTAGCAGGATTATTGTGAAAATGCACAGTAATCAAACAGAGGATGACTGGACATGGTAAAATGGGCTGTAATTACACAGTAAAGCTTTGAAATCATTTTCACATAATGTACTCAACCAGTGAATAATACTGGTATTACAATTATGTTTTTACTGATTAACTTTGATTGCAAATTTATCAACAACTTAAATCTCCAAATATGGCCAAACCTTATGAGATATTAGGATTATGACCAAACACACTATTAACAGCAATATTATTAAACTGGTAAAACAGTACtctctaatcattataactaaaaatagtatacaaaattaactatttataCATGCAGGTAACTTGCTTGGATTAAACGTTATTCATTATATCTACGATGAaatttttctttcactgtttttaaacttcttttatttaACGTACATGAATACTGAATAGAAtattaattctaatttatatatACTTGATATATTCAATAAAAGCTAAGCCTATAAGTCATAATTACTTCAAAAAAATACCCCAGATCTGTGTTTACTTTTTGTatagatttaataaaaactaaGCCTACAGGtcaaaattacttcaaaaatataccacagatctttgtttactttttgtgtatatttaatacaagCTAAGCCTATAGGTCATAAATACCTATAGGTCATAAATACTTCAAAACTTCAAGAAAATACCAcagatctttgtttactttttgtgtatatttaatacaagCTAAGCCTATAGGTCATAAGTACTTCAAAAATATACCAcagatctttgtttactttttgtgtatatttaatacaagCTAAGCCTATAGGTCATAAATACTTCAAAAACATACCAcagatctttgtttactttttgtgtatatttaatacaagCTAAGCCTATAGGTCACAAATACTTCAAAAACATACCAcagatctttgtttactttttgtgtatatttaatacaagCTAAGCCTATAGGTCacaaatacttcaaaatataccacagatctttgtttactttttgtgtatatttaatacaagCTAAGCCTATAGGTCATAAATACTTCAAAAACATACCAcagatctttgtttactttttgtgtaCAGAATTAAAATCTAGTTGATTAATTTAGACTTTAAAATTTCAAAGTGTAGTTAGATTAGTACAACTGatacaaatatgttttgattACTTTGTCCTAGTTAGTTTCATTTCTTGCTTTGCataattcagtaaaaataaataaatttacacaacaaacaaatgtaataacTTTAATTACTGTTTTCTACTAGTTTATTGATGCTAcacataaatcaaataaaataaattctgttaTCTTGTGAAACAGTAGCATGCCTATGTGTGTGCCTGGTTTTCAATCACTTGGTGTTTTAACTCAggaaaatatgaaacatattcTACAGAACttttatagataaacaataacCAAACTGtttcaacattaaatacttaTGTAGTTATATGTAGATaaagtgaagaaaaacaaacgtaCATATCACTGGGAGCATCTTCAAACTGGCCACACACAGTAATCTGTGTTACAGTCTCAGCCATATTTTGTACATATACCACGTTGTTTTCCTTGTTCTTTGTTTCAGCTCTGTGGATAAAGAAGTAGTGTTTGGGATAGTTTCAAAGGCTGTGAGctttatgattacaaaactatacttaatgtgactaaacattaacaaaaaacttTGTATGTTATAGAAACTTTCAAGATATATATGAGACAGGAAGAATTTGATTCAAAGTTCTAAAAGTATTTTAGAATTATTCTACCATTCACCAAGTTATCTTTCTGATATGACATTATAACCACTTATCAACTTATGAAAGCAATAACATGAAACATAACAATGTATAACATAATGTATAACACAGTTTGATGattaatacacttttatttttccttttacccaaaattttgtaataattcaCTTATTGTGTGCATGTTTTCTTAAGCAAAGCCACCTCAGGCTaactgctgagcccactgagaggaatcaaacccctgattttagcattgtaagtctgtagacttaccactgtactcgCAGGGGGTTTCACTTATTGAAGATAATTCCACACACGTACTTTTAAAAAGCTTATAAACATgatgtattttgttctttatttttccatttctgGACCTCAGGATAGTACTAACATTAAAGGTGAGTCatacaaagaaaatttattattttttaacaaacattaggTAAACATTGGAAACACATCAAAATTTTTTAAAAGCTGCGAGTTACTAGGAAACATGCTCACATCACTAACACAAATGAAAAGCAATGAACTTGTACTTGGACATGATTCACTAAAAACCACTGAGAAATATGTGATATTACTCAACAGCTTAATTTCTGAGTTTGTGTTATCAATTCCTTTTGTTCAGGTGTTTCAACTTTAAAACATACTGTACTGTTCTGCACTACAATATAAGAAAGATTCGCTAATGATTTAATACATGTGGTCATAGAACTATTATATTACTGGAATATACTAAAACAGAGCTTTGCATCTTCAAGGTGTAGCTGTTACAATCTCATGTTACACAGGATTTTGGCATCACTTTATGGCAGAGTTAGTTTTGTAAAGAAGTTTCCACAAGTGAAACCAAATGTCAGGAAAGTTCTCGTATGTTTAAAAGATTAATACCTCACAGTATGAAGAATTACTTGAAATTTACAGTCAACAATGTTATAGATCCTGTGATAATGTGACATAACAAGCAAGTTGGCAAACTCTATcatatattaatatgtttgaaaaaaatacaatgtgaaacTGCAATTAAAACTGaggggaaaaaacaacaacacattgtCTGATGCATCAGTATGCTGTATTGTACTGAgacttagtaaaaataaaaataaagatattgtacGAATACAAGTTGCTTGGAGAATAATTATTAGAGACCCCCCAACTACTATCAGTATCACACTGCCACGTGAATTTAAAACTACAAACAAGTCGTAGTACTTCATAATTTATGCGCCTAACAAatactttaattgtgagaaacGAAAGAGTATATGTACACTAAATAAAAGGTACCTAAGAAAAGTTTATATTCTCTTACTTGTGTATCTATATGCTAAGTGGAAATTACTCACCAAAACCCTAACACTAACCTCCCATGCGTTGCTTGTTTACTTGTGAAAGGCGAATGGCCCTCTAGCAACACGTTTatgtcaaaattaaatatttagaatgACTATTTGCTGAAAaagatataattaatgtaaaaaccCAAGAACATTTTCCATGTATCGTACAAGttgtgtgaaaaaacaacaagttAATATACTACTGAATTTCTTAATAGCAATAAGTTTTTTctagaatacaaaatacatttaatcaTTTGAATCGAAATTGCTTatgttaaatttgtaaatattatttttttattttttttacttttgcccaaagctacttgagggctatctgtgctagccgtccctaatttagcagtgtaacattagatggaaggcagctagtcatcacctcccaccgccaactcttgggctactcttttaccaataaatagtgggattgaccatcacattataatgccccaacgactgaaagggcgagcatgtttggtgcgaaggggatgcgatcccgcgaccctcagattacgagtcgcacgcctcaatacgcttggccatgccgggccttttcatcAAGTCATGAaactagtatttttattattagatttTCAAAGAATGAGTTTTAGTGccactataataaaaataaatattcatttctttattCAGTTTTGCGAAAAACtacaacagtttgttttgaatttcgcgcaaagctacacgagggttatattCGCTaactatccttaatttagcaataaaagattagaggaaggcatctagtcatcaccacacactgctaATTaatgggctacttttttaccaatgaatagtgagattataaagccccaacagctgaaaggatcATAATGTTTGGTAAAACGGAGATCCAAATCCAGGCCAATTACAAGACTAACCCTTATTTGACGTTGTATAATTAATGGAAAGCAACTATCGCTCAGAGTTTGAGATATTTTTGGGtgagcaaatagtgggattaaaatGTCACTGTTGTAGCACATCAACGGCCATAGAGCACAATTCTGCAGGAAGGGGAGGCGAACCATACACCTTCAAATTGTTAATACGAGTAGGGTAACTACTGTACCACAACCAGTTAttaaacaaagtaattatttaagaGGGTTAAGTTCTAGTGCTTTTTGGATTTTGgaaaatgtgaattttaaaacaagtgaaacataatattttgtaatttttgcaAACTTAGCAAAAAAAGTGCAGACTGttagtactttaaaaaaaattgcaaaaatatcaaaatttgctACTGAAGAAAGGTAGTTATATGGAAGTTATACAATagtcaaaattacaagaaaaaagtaTTACTTGACGGTTTTATACATGTCATAcgatgttagttgtttttttcaatttcgcggaaagctactcgagggcgatctgcgctagccgttcctaatttagcagtataagactagagggaaggcagctagtcgtcatcacccaccgccaacctgtgggctactcttttatcaacaaatagtgggactgatgtCCCATGTTtgggtgcgacaaggattcgaaccagcgaccttaaaatcacgagtcgaacgccttaacccacccggccatgtaGTATTAGGGCTCTTACATTCGTAAAATAGTACATTCTTTATGGTCCTTTAGAGACTTTCAACAATTAGAAGACTATGAcaagattttgtttctttgtttgctatggtgtacaaaactacataatgggttatctgtgttgtgtccactATGGGCATTGAAACCAACTTGTTAGTGTGATAAGCCTTCAGAATTACAGTTGAGGTCCTGGGGTACGACTTTAAGCATGATATTACTTTCAGTGTAAAAAATACCTGTCGCCTTTTCGCCCGtggtgacattataatgtgacggtcagttttattattagttgATAAACAATATCCGAAGAGGTAGTGgcaactaactgcctttcctttaaaCTGTCACCTCAAAATGTCGGATGGCTAGTGCAAACAGTTCTCGAGTATGCTTGTACAAAGTTCACCAAACAATGTGGAGAATGCTATATTAGAGATTGGAGTTTGTACTCGGCAGGTTTTAGCATAATCTCAAGTACCATTTATACGTATTCGGATGTTCCAAAGGTTCATAACTCACAGCTATACAGCTCTCAAGATAAGGTTATCATTTACAGACTAAATTAAAGCAGTTTCGATAGATGTCATAGACAGTTACGTGTAACTTTTCAATACGTATTTGGAGATGCAACAGAAAAGAAGCTAATAATTCAGTGTTTATTATACTTCTTTTTAAGGGCTCCAGGTGAGGAGATAATTGGAAGAATGCCCATGCAAAACTTTCTTGGAGCGAAGAGAAATctagaaaagaaatttaaatcgtttataaaaacagtttacttaTATGTGTTCATTGTGATATTGTTTACATCCAGAAATGTGGTTTCTGTAACTCTAAGGTATCAAAtgaaaaattacaagttttcAACTTTGAAATTCgacaaagtaaaaataacaacggATGTTCCACAGCAAACTTCTAGCATCGTATTACAGAAGAACAAGGATGACATTATTTTAACAGGTAagagttttaaaactaatttagttAGTTTGTTGTTACTGAAACCGCAagagattgcggccctatgttccttgacggaatcgagtggtagatgatgatgatgatgtagtTACAGAAAAACTTGTAGTTTCGTTCCTCGTCGAGAACCATCTTAAatttttgtgatgacgagaaatacacttgaagtaaaaatgtattctcaagacggctgatattaaaataaagtatagaacaaagTTCGACATTCTTAAGTCATCGTGGCAGGTGTTTAGTTTTACAAAAAGATGGAGTTCCCAACTGTGGTGTTCAGGAATATTTTTATCCCTCTTCGCcgggttaacaaagagagagtttgcaactgaccgttgctaaGCACATGACTTAGGagcaacattccagtaaacaccaaattttgATTTGATATTACTTATTACGTTAGTATCCAAGGAGATTAGCGTTGTTCGTAGAGTATAACAGTGattgtttttagcatttaacaaataaagtaaaggCTTAGCTCAAAagtaaaaaacaagcaaactgtaCTTAAAGGTGAATTCACACAAAATGGgttaaaatacacagaaatatatCCTATAAATTTATCTTCATTAACTCAGCTCTCTGTGAAACAAAGAACTACAAAAACTAAATGGAGTTCGCTTTTAATTCTACTAAAACGTGTGAACATTGTTATAAGCATGGCTTTGTTTCAAACcagtgaataaaatattgtaaaaaattaaattattcaaagaaGTTTGGATTCATCTTCTTAagttaaatcattaaaattattattaatttttatcagtttttttgtaATATCACAAGATCCTgtctttacaaaataaactataattttatataatatattattgtacttCAACAGAGGAACCTAGTTTCAACGCCATCAGAGTTCCCATAGTCGTTGGACTGGTAATAAGCATTGTTGTTGGGGCTGCTATTATTGTTTCGATCTGTATGTTATCGAAGAAGTAAGTATTGTAACTAGTGTTGTTTGAACACGTTACACCATTTTCTTATATGTGCAATAAGAACTATTATAGATTATTTCTATATCATAAATGATAGTTCAAACACAGCCAAAAATAGAAATGTACACAAGTATTTATTCTCATAAACGGCTGTATAGCCGAGCTAGTGCCTTCATGCTTGTAGGGACAAGCAAGTGCACGAGGTTTTCCAAGgggttaaaaagaaaaaagagaaatgaGTCAACTTAACgggctttctttttttttcacaaagtttttattttgaaactgtgGATACTTTTTGTCGGCATCCTTCTAAACTGGTCCATTTTAGATTCAAGATAGGAGATGAGTAAAATTAGCATTTCGAGTCTATATTTTGTTTCCAACATGTCACTGCCCAAGAGACTTTTTGCTTAACATCAGAACTCATCAGTTGGACAAGATgatgagatttttttttcctctgtCATTTCATTCCAGACCATAGAGCTAACAGGTCAGTAAATGATTGTTCCCTCTTCGACCGTAAGGTAAAAACTTCAGAGCATAGTCGTTAAGGATGAACAGGTTTAgcttttaaattgtaaaaatatttcagaaacagAGATGATTTTCATCAAGTGTGTAAAACTTCGTTAAATCAATTGTGAAGGGATGTGAAACATGACAAAAGGAAAATGTATCCAGACAGGATAAATGTACGAAGACAGATCTCTTATAGTCCTAGATCTCCTTTTCCAAGAGACACACACGTTGAAGGTACATTCAACTGGAGGAAATATCTTTAGTGGGAGATGAATTGGATTAAAGTGACAAAGATGACATTCTGAGCTTGAAAGCAGCGAATGATGTCATCTGACACGAATcatttaaagataataaaaagCGTTAGGAAATAGGATGCGATCCCACAAATCCTGAATTCGACAGAGTGGTTTAATTTCAGATGGCAAGCTTAGGATATGGTGTTCTAGCACAATAATTCTTTCGTAAAAAAGAAGAGGCAGACATCAAAGAAGCGTAGCCATAGTACAATAGAAGTGGATTCAAACTCTAAGAGGCTTACACATCGTTGTGAAGTTATCTcgttgttttcaataaaataggGATATTGTTATGCCATCTATGATTGGAAGAGTTTAACAGTCAGTAAGTTAGACCGACGTCAGTGTTGTGAAAAAACTGGAGGTATTCCAGAGTTGATCATAGGCCTTTCGCCACTTGAATCTTCTAACTACCATAATATAACTACGAGCTGTACGCTCATTACTTCTAGGATGGTGGGGAATGGTCTCGTGGATATTCACGTAACAGACAAGCGGAGATGCGAAGTCATGGAAACAGACGTCTTGATGGAGGTTTATAAAAATGGCTGGAGTATtacataacaaaatgttttcagaaacattatttgtatacTTTAGAAACTATGGTTTAAATACTGAAAACCACAGACACGAAAAACCAATacgttttgaatttgaatttcgcgcaaagctacgcgagagctatctgcgcttaaTACATCTCAGATTTATGGTAAAAATCACGAAAACACTGATTcttttcaaactgtttattttgGATTCAAGTcagaaatgtgtaaaaataacatCTCGGTTTTATCTTCTATCTCCCACAAGTTACTCCCCAGTGACGTCACTCTCCTGTATTAGAATATTGAAACTGTTCGTATAACGTAGTACTAACCCTCCGACTCAGATAGCCTAGTTGgcataaaacatcaaaccaaccaactaacCTTCCGTGCTAGTTTTTTGCGTcagtaaaaagttgtttttgtgaTGTAAGTTCGTTTCTCTTTCTATCTGTGATTTGCAAGTAGACTTTAAAAAATAGAATCCAATTTATATTGTGATTGTGTTACTATCGTTAAGTATCtcaattttacagttattttgttttaataccattatatatgcatgtatatatatgtattatatattctattatattattttatattatataatattacatatgtATGTCAAAATGCACTTTTCTTGGGTCAAACAttggtttcaaatatttttatttaattttgttgttgttatttgatgaataactataaagaaataaattgaaaatgatcttttctaaattttaaattcctAAAATGGTTCTTTAACAAGAAAATGATGAGGTAGGGTGGGTTCAAGACATAATTGTGGACAATATGTAAATCATTCAACTAATTTTGTCAGACACAGAAATCGATCACTTGGAAACCAGCAAGGCGTGTCGCAAGAAGCGCTCACAAGAGGGCGACAAATGAAGATATCTTGTTCAGTTAGTTGTGGTATAATGGAAAGATTAAGGGCTCGAAGGAAACAAACCAGAGACTTACCAACTGGAATAccagaagaagaagaaattaaaactaaaagatGTAAATGTTGCGTATTTTTGATGAACAAACTACAGTGTGTAAGAAATTCAAATGCAGAGCCACCTGCCAATCAGCAAGTCTCAACGCTTCAGAATGAACTAAATTATGTAAGTATTATGTAAATATGATTTGTTGTTGAGTTGTGCTTAATCAAGAAAACAAATGGTTAAAATCCATGTATGGGAAACAGAAATATGTCATCTACATTTtaaccaaaataatttataaattctttCTAACTTCTGCCTTTACTACGTTGCGGTTATACATGTTATTCATAAACTTTGTCAAACTTGAAGGAGTcaactttaaattataatttagagaAATTCGAGGTATCTTTCAAATCagttttcaaaactgttggtgtagAAAAAGCCTGGCTATTAACTAGAATAATTTCACTCTTTGGCTCTCTaaagatttacaatgctaaaatcaggggttcgattcccctcgttggactgagcagatagcccgatgaagctttgctataagaaaacacactctttGGTTCGCCATGTTTATCAAGTAGTGTGTCAGATTTTTTTAGAAACCTATAATACGTTCTACAAGTTCTTGTAGCTGATAATTTCGTTTTGAATGATTCTATTTTGACCGagttataaacttttttttatccttttctGCAGGATGTTGATAACATTCCACCACCATATGTCCTCTTTATATTGGACAGAGAAGAGGCCAAACCTTCTGCGCCACCATTATAACTTGTGTCTTGTATAATACTGAACATTTTTCCCTTACCATAAGACTTTTACCTAGGCCTAATAATGTCGTCACAACAAGACTTCTTAGAAAATGGCTAAGGACCTGTGTTATAATAATGCATTTTCTTGGAGATAGTCAAATCAATCAGTCACAAACTTCGCCCATAAAGATAGTCTCGAATTTGTAAAGGCACGCATGTTTTTAGTTATAATCTTCTCTAACAATCTTCGTACGATGTTCACTTTGTATCAAGATACGGAAGAAAAATGTGTCAGGTAATAATAATTGTAAGTTTTACATTCAAattctttaaatgttaattaagtCTGTAGCGTATGTAGTTACTtgattcttaaaaacaaaatgacgTAAATTTTGAGTGAAACTGAAAGTACAAAATACTggtttatatcattgttttaataatatccGATTTCACGTCTTTCATTGTCATACATATTAcatcacagaaaataaattttatttcttttgacaggctgttttgtttttcatataagcCATTGAGACctcagtgtgtttgttttcttataacaaagccacacctGTGTTATCTGTTGTGCAAACCGAGGGAAATTcgaagacttatcactgtaccagTAGGGGGTCAAatatttcttggtttgttttggaatttcgcacaaagctactcgagggctatctgtgctagccgtccctaatttagcagtgtaagactagagggaaggcagctagtcatcaccacccaccgccaactcttgggctgctcttttaccaacgaatagtgggattgaccgtcacattataacgccccacggctgaaagggcgagcatgtttggcgcgactcgagcgcgaacccgcgaccctcagattacgaagcgcacgccttaacgtgctaggccatgccaggcccaggggtcaaataaaaatgaaagaaagtatCGATATTATAACGAACAACATATCTCGATAATCaaaacttgttttctttcttatctGTGTCTTATAAAAAGACAACATATTTAAATGAGTTTTTAGCTAAACAAATTTCCTAACAGTCATAACAATATTTAGTTAAAGTAATCAAAAACATACATTGCAAGTTTTCATCGTTTCATAATCCGTAAAGAAAGACTCGTAGAACTATCCGGTTATTTTCTGATCGAACGATACTGCTTTTTGAGTGGAAAAGATAATACTGTCAAATACTCATGCGCATAAGGGTGAACCATTGGACATGGGAAATATGTCTCACTGTTTTGGTATTTATCACAATATACATAAACCTATATCGTGTTTTTACATACGAACAAGGTTATTATTCGtcattatgataaaacaaatattccatATCAGCAAAGACAAAGCTCTCAAATGGGTGATaggaataattttgtatttttttacacttaGTACCTATTAAATTATCTTCCGTTACAGAAGAAATTATATCACTGCTTTGGGAGTGGAGTTCTGgtgtaataaattagttttttaattGGTAGATCATTTAAGTGAATAACATTTTCGCCATCTATATAGGTTTggcttctttgttttgtttttttcaactttcgcgcaaagctacacgagacctatccgcgttagccgtccataatttagcagtgtaacactagaatgaaggcagctggtcatcaccacccactaccaacgaataatgggattgaccgtgacattataacgccccatatcTGTAAAGtcgtgcatgtttggtgtaacagggattcgaacctggaacTCTTAGATTatcagtcgaacgccttaaccacctggcctatccAATAGAGAAAGCTCGATTTTGTTCTATCACGTTGTTTGCATTACAAATTCACATAATGTAGATGTTGTGGGAGTTTGGAAGTTAATGTTCAAATTATTTCTTCGACTTTCTACATTGCTACATTTTATATCAAAGAAACGACTACAATACAAAATGTTTGTGgtcaaattttttatttattgtatataaacatcTTAGTTCAGCTACAATATAAATACCAAAATTCCCTACAAATATACCAAAATTCCCtacaaatatgaaattattatgcagtcacctaattaaaaaaaaacaactgcttTGTAACCTGAATACGTATTGGAACattatttattgcattatttcttttgaaacatAGTTTAAATGCGCATAATGgcatttaaaataagttttcgtGATGACCAcatctaatatatgttttagtacctaaaattattatatatctattatgtaaatagaaaaaaaatatttttgtttcaatattaactAGATATGAAAGGTAAATAATGCACTTCTCACTAGATGCCGTTATTAAATACGTATAGGAATAAAAAAGAAACGACATCTTTCAGCTGCGTCAATTATAAACAGATAAAGTGTTGCTTCaacgtgtattttttatttctcaagaaAGGAGGCGTCCAGTACCACTTAAGAGATTCTTCTAGTAAACTGTAAGTATTTAAATTTGGAAATAATTGCTAACTATCCtcatacaaattttaattaatacatatttctGGGGCAAGATTCGTGTTAACCCTACTTTCTAATTGTCTgagtaaatatttatacaataatcggaaataatatcaaaaacgATACCACATGAAgaaattatgatattattacttatGGGGAACAGATTCAAGAATATTCATCCAACTGggaaaacacattttattattatgctaATTTTGGGTAGAAATATAATCAGTAACGTTTCTATAAATATCTAAATTGGGAAAAATTAGTGTACCGTACCTAATTAAGCAAGGTTTTATTGTTCATATTAAAAAGCAGTGTTTAAACAATCTTTCATTACTTTAAGCTGAGGAAGTAGCCTAAAACAACATAAGAACTTTCTAGGCAGACAATTCATTAACGTCACCTTTTCAGTCCACTTTATCTAAACTTTCTCTTAAGCAACAAATAAgtgtcaaaataaattttattcaataaCATCCTCTGTTTATAATGC is a window from the Tachypleus tridentatus isolate NWPU-2018 unplaced genomic scaffold, ASM421037v1 Hic_cluster_1, whole genome shotgun sequence genome containing:
- the LOC143241977 gene encoding uncharacterized protein LOC143241977, whose product is MPMQNFLGAKRNLEKKFKSFIKTVYLYVFIVILFTSRNVVSVTLRYQMKNYKFSTLKFDKVKITTDVPQQTSSIVLQKNKDDIILTEEPSFNAIRVPIVVGLVISIVVGAAIIVSICMLSKKHRNRSLGNQQGVSQEALTRGRQMKISCSVSCGIMERLRARRKQTRDLPTGIPEEEEIKTKRCKCCVFLMNKLQCVRNSNAEPPANQQVSTLQNELNYDVDNIPPPYVLFILDREEAKPSAPPL